From a region of the Rhinopithecus roxellana isolate Shanxi Qingling chromosome 8, ASM756505v1, whole genome shotgun sequence genome:
- the GMIP gene encoding GEM-interacting protein isoform X2: MDAAEPGLPPAPEGRKRYSDIFRSLDNLEISLGNVTLEMLAGDPLLSEDPEPDKTPTATATNEASCWSGPFPEGPVPLTGEELDLRLIRTKGGVDAALEYAKTWSRYAKELLAWTEKRASYELEFAKSTMKIAEAGKVSIQQQSHMPLQYIYTLFLEHDLSLGALAMETVAQQKRDYYQPLAAKRTEIEKWRKEFKEQWMKEQKRMNEAVQALRRAQLQYVQRSEDLRARSQGSPEDPSPQASPGPSKQQERRRRSREEAQAKALEAEALYQACVREANARQQDLEIAKQRIVSHVRKLVFQGDEVLRRVTLGLFGLCGAQAERGPRAFAALAECCAPFEPGQRYQEFVRALRPEAPPPPPPAFSFQEFVPSVNSSPLDIRKKLSGPLPPRLDENSAEPGPWEDPGTGWRWQGPTPGSDVDSVGGGSESRSLDSPTSSPAQESPMIPLTPGAGTRRLVKASSTGTESSDDFEERDPDLGDGLENGLGSPFRKWTLSSAAQTHRLRRLRGPAKCRECEAFMVSGTECEECFLTCHKRCLETLLILCGHRRLPARTPLFGVDFLQLPRDFPEEVPFVVTKCTAEIEHRALDVQGIYRVSGSRVRVERLCQAFENGRALVELSGNSPHDVSSVLKRFLQELTDPVIPFHLYDAFISLAKTLHADPGDDPGTPSPSPEVICSLKTLLVQLPDSNYNTLRHLVAHLFRVAARFMENKMSANNLGIVFGPTLLRPPDSPRAAGAIPVTCLLDSGHQAQLVEFLIVHYEQIFGMDELPQATEPPPQDSSPAPGPLTASSQLPPLDLDPDSQPPVLASDPGPDPGPDPQPHSALEQHPTVTPTEEEALSSPGISKNWDFSVGVGFSLQIPTPQSDQREDVAEDTKDGGGEVSSQGPEDTLLGTQSRGHFSRQPVKYPRGGVRPVTHQLSSLALVASKLCEETPITSVPRGSLRGRGPSPAAASPEGSPLRRTPLPKHFEITQETARLLSKLDSEAVPRATCCPDVQPEEAEDHL, from the exons ATGGACGCAGCAGAGCCGG ggcTCCCCCCGGCTCCTGAGGGCAGGAAGAGGTACAGTGACATCTTCCGGAGCCTGGACAACCTCGAAATCTCACTGGGGAACGT GACCCTTGAGATGCTGGCTGGAGACCCTCTACTCTCAGAAGACCCAGAACCTGACAAGACCCCCACAGCCACTGCT ACCAACGAAGCCAGCTGTTGGAGCGGCCCCTTCCCAGAGGGTCCTGTACCCCTCACAG GGGAGGAACTGGACTTGCGGCTCATTCGGACCAAGGGGGGTGTGGACGCAGCCCTGGAATATGCCAAGACCTGGAGCCGCTATGCCAAGGAACTGCTTGCCTGGACTGAAAAGAGAGCCAGCTATG AGCTGGAGTTTGCTAAGAGTACCATGAAGATCGCTGAAGCTGGCAAGGTGTCCATTCAACAGCAG AGCCACATGCCTCTGCAGTACATCTACACCCTGTTTCTGGAGCATGATCTCAGCCTGGGAGCCCTGGCCATGGAGACAGTAGCCCAGCAGAAAAGAGACTACTACCAG CCCCTCGCCGCCAAAAGGACTGAGATTGAGAAGTGGCGGAAGGAGTTCAAGGAGCAGTGGATGAAGGAGCAGAAGCGGATG AATGAGGCGGTGCAGGCACTGCGGCGCGCCCAGCTGCAGTATGTGCAACGCAGCGAGGACCTGCGGGCGCGCTCCCAGGGGTCCCCTGAGGACCCGTCCCCCCAGGCCTCGCCGGGACCTAGCAAGCAGCAGGAGCGACGGCGGCGCTCGCGGGAGGAGGcccaggccaag GCGCTGGAGGCGGAGGCGCTGTACCAGGCCTGTGTCCGCGAGGCCAACGCGCGGCAGCAGGACCTGGAGATCGCCAAGCAGCGAATCGTGTCGCACGTGCGCAAGCTGGTGTTTCAGGGGGATGAAGTGCTGAGGCGG GTGACCCTGGGTCTCTTTGGGCTGTGCGGCGCGCAGGCGGAGCGTGGCCCCCGTGCCTTCGCTGCCCTGGCCGAGTGCTGTGCGCCCTTTGAGCCGGGCCAGCGCTACCAGGAGTTCGTACGGGCGCTGCGGCCCGaggccccgcccccgcctccGCCCGCCTTCTCTTTCCAGGAGTTCGTTCCCTCCGTGAACAG CTCCCCTCTGGACatcagaaagaagctctctgggCCTCTACCTCCAAGGCTGGATGAGAATTCAGCTGAGCCAGGCCCTTGGGAGGATCCGGGCACAGGCTGGCGCTGGCAAG GCCCCACTCCGGGCAGTGATGTGGACAGCGTGGGTGGCGGCAGCGAGTCTCGGTCCCTGGACTCTCCCACTTCCAGCCCAG CCCAGGAATCTCCCATGATTCCTCTGACCCCAGGCGCTGGCACGAGGCGGCTGGTGAAGGCTTCGTCCACAGGCACTGAGTCCTCAGATGACTTTGAGGAGCGAGACCCtg ACCTGGGAGACGGGCTGGAGAATGGGCTGGGCAGCCCCTTCAGGAAGTGGACACTGTCCAGTGCGGCTCAGACCCACCGGCTGCGGCGACTGCGAGGCCCGGCCAAGTGCCGCGAGTGCGAAGCCTTCATGGTCAGCGGGACAGAGTGTGAGGAG TGCTTTCTGACCTGCCACAAGCGCTGCCTGGAGACTCTCCTGATCCTCTGTGGACACAGGCGGCTACCAGCACGGACACCCCTCTTTGGGGTCGACTTCCTGCAGCTACCCAGGGACTTCCCGGAGGAGGTACCCTTTGTGGTCACAAAGTGCACGGCTGAGATAGAACACCGCGCCCTGGATGTGCAG GGCATTTACCGGGTCAGCGGGTCCCGGGTCCGTGTGGAGCGGTTGTGCCAGGCTTTCGAGAATGGCCGAGCGTTGGTGGAGCTGTCAGGGAACTCGCCTCATGATGTCTCGAGTGTTCTCAAGCGATTTCTTCAGGAG CTCACCGACCCCGTGATCCCCTTCCACCTCTACGATGCCTTCATCTCTCTGGCTAAGACCTTGCATGCAGACCCTGGGGACGACCCTGggacccccagccccagccctgaggTTATCTGCTCGCTGAAGACCCTCTTGGTACAGCTGCCTGACTCTAACTACAACACCCTGCGGCACCTGGTGGCCCATCTGTTCAG GGTGGCTGCACGGTTTATGGAAAACAAGATGTCTGCCAACAACTTGGGCATTGTGTTTGGGCCGACACTGCTGCGGCCACCGGACAGCCCACGGGCAGCCGGCGCCATCCCTGTCACCTGCCTGCTGGACTCTGGGCATCAGGCCCAGCTTGTGGAGTTCCTCATTGTGCACTACGAGCAGATCTTTGGGATGGATGAGCTCCCCCAGGCCACTGAGCCCCCGCCCCAAGACTCCAGCCCAGCCCCTGGGCCCCTCACAGCCAGCTCCCAACTGCCACCCCTGGACCTTGACCCGGACTCCCAGCCCCCAGTCCTAGCCTCGGACCCCGGCCCGGACCCCGGCCCAGACCCCCAGCCCCACAGTGCCCTGGAGCAGCATCCCACAGTCACACCCACCGAG GAAGAAGCCCTCAGCTCTCCAGGAATCTCAAAGAACTGGGATTTTAGTGTTGGGGTCGGTTTCTCCCTGCAGATCCCAACTCCACAGAGTGACCAGAGAGAGGATGTGGCTGAAGACACCAaagatgggggaggggaag TGTCCAGCCAAGGCCCAGAGGACACACTCCTGGGGACACAGTCTCGTGGCCACTTCAGCCGCCAGCCAGTGAAGTATCCCCGGGGCGGTGTGAGGCCTGTAACCCACCAGCTGTCCAGTCTGGCCCTGGTGGCTTCCAAGCTGTGCGAAGAGACCCCCATCACATCAGTGCCCAGAGGGAGTTTGCGGGGGCGGGGACCTAGCCCTGCAGCTGCCTCCCCTGAGGGCAGCCCCCTGCGCCGCACCCCGCTGCCCAAGCATTTTGAGATCACCCAGGAGACAGCCCGGCTACTCTCCAAACTGGACAGCGAGGCTGTGCCCAGGGCCACCTGCTGCCCAGATGTCCAGCCTGAGGAAGCCGAGGACCATCTCTGA
- the GMIP gene encoding GEM-interacting protein isoform X9: MDAAEPGLPPAPEGRKRYSDIFRSLDNLEISLGNVTLEMLAGDPLLSEDPEPDKTPTATATNEASCWSGPFPEGPVPLTGEELDLRLIRTKGGVDAALEYAKTWSRYAKELLAWTEKRASYELEFAKSTMKIAEAGKVSIQQQSHMPLQYIYTLFLEHDLSLGALAMETVAQQKRDYYQPLAAKRTEIEKWRKEFKEQWMKEQKRMNEAVQALRRAQLQYVQRSEDLRARSQGSPEDPSPQASPGPSKQQERRRRSREEAQAKALEAEALYQACVREANARQQDLEIAKQRIVSHVRKLVFQGDEVLRRVTLGLFGLCGAQAERGPRAFAALAECCAPFEPGQRYQEFVRALRPEAPPPPPPAFSFQEFVPSVNSSPLDIRKKLSGPLPPRLDENSAEPGPWEDPGTGWRWQGTPGPTPGSDVDSVGGGSESRSLDSPTSSPDLGDGLENGLGSPFRKWTLSSAAQTHRLRRLRGPAKCRECEAFMVSGTECEECFLTCHKRCLETLLILCGHRRLPARTPLFGVDFLQLPRDFPEEVPFVVTKCTAEIEHRALDVQGIYRVSGSRVRVERLCQAFENGRALVELSGNSPHDVSSVLKRFLQELTDPVIPFHLYDAFISLAKTLHADPGDDPGTPSPSPEVICSLKTLLVQLPDSNYNTLRHLVAHLFRVAARFMENKMSANNLGIVFGPTLLRPPDSPRAAGAIPVTCLLDSGHQAQLVEFLIVHYEQIFGMDELPQATEPPPQDSSPAPGPLTASSQLPPLDLDPDSQPPVLASDPGPDPGPDPQPHSALEQHPTVTPTEIPTPQSDQREDVAEDTKDGGGEVSSQGPEDTLLGTQSRGHFSRQPVKYPRGGVRPVTHQLSSLALVASKLCEETPITSVPRGSLRGRGPSPAAASPEGSPLRRTPLPKHFEITQETARLLSKLDSEAVPRATCCPDVQPEEAEDHL; the protein is encoded by the exons ATGGACGCAGCAGAGCCGG ggcTCCCCCCGGCTCCTGAGGGCAGGAAGAGGTACAGTGACATCTTCCGGAGCCTGGACAACCTCGAAATCTCACTGGGGAACGT GACCCTTGAGATGCTGGCTGGAGACCCTCTACTCTCAGAAGACCCAGAACCTGACAAGACCCCCACAGCCACTGCT ACCAACGAAGCCAGCTGTTGGAGCGGCCCCTTCCCAGAGGGTCCTGTACCCCTCACAG GGGAGGAACTGGACTTGCGGCTCATTCGGACCAAGGGGGGTGTGGACGCAGCCCTGGAATATGCCAAGACCTGGAGCCGCTATGCCAAGGAACTGCTTGCCTGGACTGAAAAGAGAGCCAGCTATG AGCTGGAGTTTGCTAAGAGTACCATGAAGATCGCTGAAGCTGGCAAGGTGTCCATTCAACAGCAG AGCCACATGCCTCTGCAGTACATCTACACCCTGTTTCTGGAGCATGATCTCAGCCTGGGAGCCCTGGCCATGGAGACAGTAGCCCAGCAGAAAAGAGACTACTACCAG CCCCTCGCCGCCAAAAGGACTGAGATTGAGAAGTGGCGGAAGGAGTTCAAGGAGCAGTGGATGAAGGAGCAGAAGCGGATG AATGAGGCGGTGCAGGCACTGCGGCGCGCCCAGCTGCAGTATGTGCAACGCAGCGAGGACCTGCGGGCGCGCTCCCAGGGGTCCCCTGAGGACCCGTCCCCCCAGGCCTCGCCGGGACCTAGCAAGCAGCAGGAGCGACGGCGGCGCTCGCGGGAGGAGGcccaggccaag GCGCTGGAGGCGGAGGCGCTGTACCAGGCCTGTGTCCGCGAGGCCAACGCGCGGCAGCAGGACCTGGAGATCGCCAAGCAGCGAATCGTGTCGCACGTGCGCAAGCTGGTGTTTCAGGGGGATGAAGTGCTGAGGCGG GTGACCCTGGGTCTCTTTGGGCTGTGCGGCGCGCAGGCGGAGCGTGGCCCCCGTGCCTTCGCTGCCCTGGCCGAGTGCTGTGCGCCCTTTGAGCCGGGCCAGCGCTACCAGGAGTTCGTACGGGCGCTGCGGCCCGaggccccgcccccgcctccGCCCGCCTTCTCTTTCCAGGAGTTCGTTCCCTCCGTGAACAG CTCCCCTCTGGACatcagaaagaagctctctgggCCTCTACCTCCAAGGCTGGATGAGAATTCAGCTGAGCCAGGCCCTTGGGAGGATCCGGGCACAGGCTGGCGCTGGCAAG GGACTCCAGGCCCCACTCCGGGCAGTGATGTGGACAGCGTGGGTGGCGGCAGCGAGTCTCGGTCCCTGGACTCTCCCACTTCCAGCCCAG ACCTGGGAGACGGGCTGGAGAATGGGCTGGGCAGCCCCTTCAGGAAGTGGACACTGTCCAGTGCGGCTCAGACCCACCGGCTGCGGCGACTGCGAGGCCCGGCCAAGTGCCGCGAGTGCGAAGCCTTCATGGTCAGCGGGACAGAGTGTGAGGAG TGCTTTCTGACCTGCCACAAGCGCTGCCTGGAGACTCTCCTGATCCTCTGTGGACACAGGCGGCTACCAGCACGGACACCCCTCTTTGGGGTCGACTTCCTGCAGCTACCCAGGGACTTCCCGGAGGAGGTACCCTTTGTGGTCACAAAGTGCACGGCTGAGATAGAACACCGCGCCCTGGATGTGCAG GGCATTTACCGGGTCAGCGGGTCCCGGGTCCGTGTGGAGCGGTTGTGCCAGGCTTTCGAGAATGGCCGAGCGTTGGTGGAGCTGTCAGGGAACTCGCCTCATGATGTCTCGAGTGTTCTCAAGCGATTTCTTCAGGAG CTCACCGACCCCGTGATCCCCTTCCACCTCTACGATGCCTTCATCTCTCTGGCTAAGACCTTGCATGCAGACCCTGGGGACGACCCTGggacccccagccccagccctgaggTTATCTGCTCGCTGAAGACCCTCTTGGTACAGCTGCCTGACTCTAACTACAACACCCTGCGGCACCTGGTGGCCCATCTGTTCAG GGTGGCTGCACGGTTTATGGAAAACAAGATGTCTGCCAACAACTTGGGCATTGTGTTTGGGCCGACACTGCTGCGGCCACCGGACAGCCCACGGGCAGCCGGCGCCATCCCTGTCACCTGCCTGCTGGACTCTGGGCATCAGGCCCAGCTTGTGGAGTTCCTCATTGTGCACTACGAGCAGATCTTTGGGATGGATGAGCTCCCCCAGGCCACTGAGCCCCCGCCCCAAGACTCCAGCCCAGCCCCTGGGCCCCTCACAGCCAGCTCCCAACTGCCACCCCTGGACCTTGACCCGGACTCCCAGCCCCCAGTCCTAGCCTCGGACCCCGGCCCGGACCCCGGCCCAGACCCCCAGCCCCACAGTGCCCTGGAGCAGCATCCCACAGTCACACCCACCGAG ATCCCAACTCCACAGAGTGACCAGAGAGAGGATGTGGCTGAAGACACCAaagatgggggaggggaag TGTCCAGCCAAGGCCCAGAGGACACACTCCTGGGGACACAGTCTCGTGGCCACTTCAGCCGCCAGCCAGTGAAGTATCCCCGGGGCGGTGTGAGGCCTGTAACCCACCAGCTGTCCAGTCTGGCCCTGGTGGCTTCCAAGCTGTGCGAAGAGACCCCCATCACATCAGTGCCCAGAGGGAGTTTGCGGGGGCGGGGACCTAGCCCTGCAGCTGCCTCCCCTGAGGGCAGCCCCCTGCGCCGCACCCCGCTGCCCAAGCATTTTGAGATCACCCAGGAGACAGCCCGGCTACTCTCCAAACTGGACAGCGAGGCTGTGCCCAGGGCCACCTGCTGCCCAGATGTCCAGCCTGAGGAAGCCGAGGACCATCTCTGA
- the GMIP gene encoding GEM-interacting protein isoform X8 has translation MDAAEPGLPPAPEGRKRYSDIFRSLDNLEISLGNVTLEMLAGDPLLSEDPEPDKTPTATATNEASCWSGPFPEGPVPLTGEELDLRLIRTKGGVDAALEYAKTWSRYAKELLAWTEKRASYELEFAKSTMKIAEAGKVSIQQQSHMPLQYIYTLFLEHDLSLGALAMETVAQQKRDYYQPLAAKRTEIEKWRKEFKEQWMKEQKRMNEAVQALRRAQLQYVQRSEDLRARSQGSPEDPSPQASPGPSKQQERRRRSREEAQAKALEAEALYQACVREANARQQDLEIAKQRIVSHVRKLVFQGDEVLRRVTLGLFGLCGAQAERGPRAFAALAECCAPFEPGQRYQEFVRALRPEAPPPPPPAFSFQEFVPSVNSSPLDIRKKLSGPLPPRLDENSAEPGPWEDPGTGWRWQGPTPGSDVDSVGGGSESRSLDSPTSSPDLGDGLENGLGSPFRKWTLSSAAQTHRLRRLRGPAKCRECEAFMVSGTECEECFLTCHKRCLETLLILCGHRRLPARTPLFGVDFLQLPRDFPEEVPFVVTKCTAEIEHRALDVQGIYRVSGSRVRVERLCQAFENGRALVELSGNSPHDVSSVLKRFLQELTDPVIPFHLYDAFISLAKTLHADPGDDPGTPSPSPEVICSLKTLLVQLPDSNYNTLRHLVAHLFRVAARFMENKMSANNLGIVFGPTLLRPPDSPRAAGAIPVTCLLDSGHQAQLVEFLIVHYEQIFGMDELPQATEPPPQDSSPAPGPLTASSQLPPLDLDPDSQPPVLASDPGPDPGPDPQPHSALEQHPTVTPTEEEALSSPGISKNWDFSVGVGFSLQIPTPQSDQREDVAEDTKDGGGEVSSQGPEDTLLGTQSRGHFSRQPVKYPRGGVRPVTHQLSSLALVASKLCEETPITSVPRGSLRGRGPSPAAASPEGSPLRRTPLPKHFEITQETARLLSKLDSEAVPRATCCPDVQPEEAEDHL, from the exons ATGGACGCAGCAGAGCCGG ggcTCCCCCCGGCTCCTGAGGGCAGGAAGAGGTACAGTGACATCTTCCGGAGCCTGGACAACCTCGAAATCTCACTGGGGAACGT GACCCTTGAGATGCTGGCTGGAGACCCTCTACTCTCAGAAGACCCAGAACCTGACAAGACCCCCACAGCCACTGCT ACCAACGAAGCCAGCTGTTGGAGCGGCCCCTTCCCAGAGGGTCCTGTACCCCTCACAG GGGAGGAACTGGACTTGCGGCTCATTCGGACCAAGGGGGGTGTGGACGCAGCCCTGGAATATGCCAAGACCTGGAGCCGCTATGCCAAGGAACTGCTTGCCTGGACTGAAAAGAGAGCCAGCTATG AGCTGGAGTTTGCTAAGAGTACCATGAAGATCGCTGAAGCTGGCAAGGTGTCCATTCAACAGCAG AGCCACATGCCTCTGCAGTACATCTACACCCTGTTTCTGGAGCATGATCTCAGCCTGGGAGCCCTGGCCATGGAGACAGTAGCCCAGCAGAAAAGAGACTACTACCAG CCCCTCGCCGCCAAAAGGACTGAGATTGAGAAGTGGCGGAAGGAGTTCAAGGAGCAGTGGATGAAGGAGCAGAAGCGGATG AATGAGGCGGTGCAGGCACTGCGGCGCGCCCAGCTGCAGTATGTGCAACGCAGCGAGGACCTGCGGGCGCGCTCCCAGGGGTCCCCTGAGGACCCGTCCCCCCAGGCCTCGCCGGGACCTAGCAAGCAGCAGGAGCGACGGCGGCGCTCGCGGGAGGAGGcccaggccaag GCGCTGGAGGCGGAGGCGCTGTACCAGGCCTGTGTCCGCGAGGCCAACGCGCGGCAGCAGGACCTGGAGATCGCCAAGCAGCGAATCGTGTCGCACGTGCGCAAGCTGGTGTTTCAGGGGGATGAAGTGCTGAGGCGG GTGACCCTGGGTCTCTTTGGGCTGTGCGGCGCGCAGGCGGAGCGTGGCCCCCGTGCCTTCGCTGCCCTGGCCGAGTGCTGTGCGCCCTTTGAGCCGGGCCAGCGCTACCAGGAGTTCGTACGGGCGCTGCGGCCCGaggccccgcccccgcctccGCCCGCCTTCTCTTTCCAGGAGTTCGTTCCCTCCGTGAACAG CTCCCCTCTGGACatcagaaagaagctctctgggCCTCTACCTCCAAGGCTGGATGAGAATTCAGCTGAGCCAGGCCCTTGGGAGGATCCGGGCACAGGCTGGCGCTGGCAAG GCCCCACTCCGGGCAGTGATGTGGACAGCGTGGGTGGCGGCAGCGAGTCTCGGTCCCTGGACTCTCCCACTTCCAGCCCAG ACCTGGGAGACGGGCTGGAGAATGGGCTGGGCAGCCCCTTCAGGAAGTGGACACTGTCCAGTGCGGCTCAGACCCACCGGCTGCGGCGACTGCGAGGCCCGGCCAAGTGCCGCGAGTGCGAAGCCTTCATGGTCAGCGGGACAGAGTGTGAGGAG TGCTTTCTGACCTGCCACAAGCGCTGCCTGGAGACTCTCCTGATCCTCTGTGGACACAGGCGGCTACCAGCACGGACACCCCTCTTTGGGGTCGACTTCCTGCAGCTACCCAGGGACTTCCCGGAGGAGGTACCCTTTGTGGTCACAAAGTGCACGGCTGAGATAGAACACCGCGCCCTGGATGTGCAG GGCATTTACCGGGTCAGCGGGTCCCGGGTCCGTGTGGAGCGGTTGTGCCAGGCTTTCGAGAATGGCCGAGCGTTGGTGGAGCTGTCAGGGAACTCGCCTCATGATGTCTCGAGTGTTCTCAAGCGATTTCTTCAGGAG CTCACCGACCCCGTGATCCCCTTCCACCTCTACGATGCCTTCATCTCTCTGGCTAAGACCTTGCATGCAGACCCTGGGGACGACCCTGggacccccagccccagccctgaggTTATCTGCTCGCTGAAGACCCTCTTGGTACAGCTGCCTGACTCTAACTACAACACCCTGCGGCACCTGGTGGCCCATCTGTTCAG GGTGGCTGCACGGTTTATGGAAAACAAGATGTCTGCCAACAACTTGGGCATTGTGTTTGGGCCGACACTGCTGCGGCCACCGGACAGCCCACGGGCAGCCGGCGCCATCCCTGTCACCTGCCTGCTGGACTCTGGGCATCAGGCCCAGCTTGTGGAGTTCCTCATTGTGCACTACGAGCAGATCTTTGGGATGGATGAGCTCCCCCAGGCCACTGAGCCCCCGCCCCAAGACTCCAGCCCAGCCCCTGGGCCCCTCACAGCCAGCTCCCAACTGCCACCCCTGGACCTTGACCCGGACTCCCAGCCCCCAGTCCTAGCCTCGGACCCCGGCCCGGACCCCGGCCCAGACCCCCAGCCCCACAGTGCCCTGGAGCAGCATCCCACAGTCACACCCACCGAG GAAGAAGCCCTCAGCTCTCCAGGAATCTCAAAGAACTGGGATTTTAGTGTTGGGGTCGGTTTCTCCCTGCAGATCCCAACTCCACAGAGTGACCAGAGAGAGGATGTGGCTGAAGACACCAaagatgggggaggggaag TGTCCAGCCAAGGCCCAGAGGACACACTCCTGGGGACACAGTCTCGTGGCCACTTCAGCCGCCAGCCAGTGAAGTATCCCCGGGGCGGTGTGAGGCCTGTAACCCACCAGCTGTCCAGTCTGGCCCTGGTGGCTTCCAAGCTGTGCGAAGAGACCCCCATCACATCAGTGCCCAGAGGGAGTTTGCGGGGGCGGGGACCTAGCCCTGCAGCTGCCTCCCCTGAGGGCAGCCCCCTGCGCCGCACCCCGCTGCCCAAGCATTTTGAGATCACCCAGGAGACAGCCCGGCTACTCTCCAAACTGGACAGCGAGGCTGTGCCCAGGGCCACCTGCTGCCCAGATGTCCAGCCTGAGGAAGCCGAGGACCATCTCTGA